Proteins from one Syntrophorhabdaceae bacterium genomic window:
- a CDS encoding folylpolyglutamate synthase/dihydrofolate synthase family protein translates to MKYLFGLERFGMVFGLDNITWLLDAIGNPQDYIKTVHIAGTNGKGSTAAMLCNILKEGGFRVGKYTSPHLVSFTERIAVNEEEIEEHEVAQLVEFIRRAVDERDKDRFFTFFDFTTALALQYFREKQVDIAVIETGLGGRLDSTNVIEPLLSIITNVAFDHMEQLGDTIEKIAGEKAGIIKPGVPVITGCEGEAREIVKNRASALKDKTYVLDQDFSYEKTGDRRLAYRGIGRDLPDVTVNLYGDHQLTNCALALSASEVLSHSGFSVTDETIRHALSHVKWPGRLEKIGENPLVFLDGAHNPNGAHALSEFMRSHFQDKRKILVFGVMKDKAYDKMLEEIAPVVDVVIFTKPDIERALSPHELKAYVPHAMVADDTRGALTQAKAIATGDDLILVTGSFYTIGEAKTIINERS, encoded by the coding sequence TTGAAATATCTCTTCGGTCTGGAACGTTTCGGCATGGTCTTCGGGCTCGATAATATCACCTGGTTGCTCGATGCCATAGGAAACCCCCAGGATTACATCAAAACAGTCCACATTGCCGGCACAAACGGGAAAGGATCCACGGCCGCCATGCTCTGCAACATTCTGAAAGAGGGAGGCTTCCGGGTAGGTAAATATACATCGCCACACCTCGTTTCTTTCACTGAGCGGATCGCCGTGAACGAGGAAGAAATAGAGGAACATGAGGTAGCTCAACTCGTCGAGTTTATCCGCCGCGCTGTGGATGAGAGAGACAAAGACAGGTTCTTCACCTTCTTCGATTTTACCACGGCGCTCGCCCTCCAATACTTTAGAGAAAAACAGGTCGATATTGCCGTCATCGAAACGGGGCTTGGCGGCAGGCTCGACTCCACGAACGTAATTGAGCCTCTCCTCTCCATAATTACCAATGTTGCCTTTGATCACATGGAACAGCTGGGCGACACCATAGAGAAGATTGCCGGGGAAAAGGCGGGGATCATCAAGCCGGGCGTGCCGGTCATTACCGGCTGTGAAGGGGAGGCGCGAGAAATTGTGAAGAACAGGGCGAGCGCCCTTAAGGATAAGACCTACGTCCTCGATCAGGATTTTTCCTATGAAAAGACGGGCGACCGAAGGCTCGCATATAGAGGGATCGGCCGGGATCTACCGGACGTCACGGTCAACCTCTACGGCGATCACCAGCTTACCAACTGTGCCCTGGCGCTCAGCGCATCCGAGGTGCTCTCACACTCAGGTTTTTCCGTTACCGATGAGACGATTCGGCACGCGCTGTCACACGTGAAGTGGCCGGGAAGACTTGAGAAAATAGGCGAAAACCCTCTGGTGTTTCTGGACGGAGCCCACAATCCTAATGGGGCGCATGCTTTATCAGAGTTCATGCGCAGCCATTTTCAGGACAAAAGGAAAATACTCGTCTTCGGCGTGATGAAAGATAAGGCGTACGACAAGATGCTCGAGGAGATCGCACCTGTCGTGGATGTTGTTATTTTTACCAAACCTGACATCGAAAGAGCGCTCTCTCCGCACGAGTTAAAAGCATATGTGCCACATGCCATGGTGGCCGATGACACGAGAGGCGCCCTCACACAGGCAAAAGCCATAGCAACCGGAGATGACCTTATTTTAGTCACGGGATCTTTCTACACAATCGGGGAGGCAAAGACGATCATCAATGAACGTTCTTAG
- the lptD gene encoding LPS assembly protein LptD: protein MNVLRIIIPAIFLLVPLLASASPADFRLTGPVDMTARYLEHNREDNTYIARGDVDLKEGMRSLKADYMVYNDTTKDVTAEGNVVFQEQGDRVECDRMQLNLETKKGTLENAKIYIKEGNFYVSGQNMEKVGESEYVMRRGEFTTCGWDKPAWKFTASDVDITVEGYAKTKSATFRILDYPVFYFPWGMFPVKTERQSGLLLPEVALSTRNGTMINTAYYWAISKDKDATFYLNYLENRGFAPGMQFRYALRDDIKGAWDYSIIQDKEYDGTRWQLRGKHEEKFFNDLELKADLRFISDKDYLADFGTSVQERAENQLKSTAYVEKPFEKSLLTTEMAYFRDLTQRNNDATYQYLPRTSFFTEYIPLAKGKLFTDFSSNFTTFYRDKGDTFSRLALEPSLRLPFSIYGLNLLASGTLIETAYLIDHSDTIDHDAVDRHTFRIEGDANMQFIRNFNTSLFNIGEMQSLIRPQVKYTFVPNTSFVNIPNIDPYDRIYQSNSITYSFNHYLYGLNQGAQRELALFELAQTYGLSGSLDPSPTYDGSGNRFSDIDARLTLYPTQRMSYTTQLDLGVNGEGIKTIRNVLSQTQPGKYYVNIWHSYTTDLTNEAFFDVGATYKQFEAGYQIRYSFMDQDWVDTLYKLRYRPGCWSTTIALTQTKRPRDTRINITFDLAGLTMR, encoded by the coding sequence ATGAACGTTCTTAGGATCATCATCCCCGCCATCTTTTTGCTCGTCCCCTTATTAGCTTCGGCGAGCCCGGCTGATTTTCGCCTCACGGGACCTGTGGACATGACGGCACGCTACCTCGAGCACAACCGCGAGGACAACACGTATATAGCGAGAGGCGACGTAGACCTGAAAGAAGGCATGAGGAGCTTGAAGGCCGATTACATGGTGTATAACGACACCACAAAGGACGTCACTGCAGAGGGAAATGTGGTTTTCCAGGAGCAGGGGGACAGGGTTGAATGCGACAGGATGCAGCTCAATCTGGAGACGAAAAAAGGGACCTTGGAGAATGCGAAGATTTATATCAAAGAGGGTAACTTCTATGTGTCCGGTCAGAATATGGAAAAAGTCGGCGAATCCGAGTACGTTATGCGCAGAGGAGAGTTTACGACCTGCGGGTGGGACAAGCCGGCCTGGAAGTTTACGGCGAGTGACGTGGACATCACTGTCGAGGGCTATGCAAAGACGAAGAGTGCAACGTTTCGTATTCTCGATTATCCGGTCTTCTATTTTCCGTGGGGTATGTTCCCGGTAAAAACGGAAAGGCAGTCGGGTCTTCTTTTGCCCGAGGTGGCGTTATCTACGAGAAACGGGACAATGATCAATACTGCTTACTATTGGGCCATCTCTAAAGACAAGGATGCAACGTTCTACCTGAACTACCTGGAGAACAGGGGCTTTGCCCCTGGGATGCAATTCAGGTATGCCTTAAGAGACGATATAAAGGGTGCTTGGGATTATTCCATCATACAGGACAAGGAGTACGATGGCACCCGGTGGCAATTAAGAGGTAAGCACGAGGAGAAATTCTTCAATGACCTGGAACTGAAGGCGGATCTTCGTTTTATATCTGATAAAGATTACCTGGCGGACTTCGGCACAAGCGTCCAGGAGAGGGCCGAGAATCAGTTGAAATCCACGGCCTATGTGGAAAAGCCTTTTGAAAAATCGCTCCTCACCACGGAGATGGCTTATTTCAGGGATCTCACCCAGAGGAATAATGATGCCACTTACCAATACCTTCCCCGCACAAGCTTTTTTACCGAGTACATTCCACTCGCCAAAGGCAAGCTGTTCACCGATTTTTCGAGTAACTTCACGACCTTTTATCGGGACAAGGGGGACACCTTTTCGCGACTCGCCTTAGAGCCGAGCTTAAGATTACCCTTTTCGATCTATGGACTGAACCTTCTTGCGAGCGGTACATTGATCGAGACCGCCTACCTCATAGACCACAGTGACACGATCGATCATGATGCGGTCGACAGGCATACCTTTCGTATTGAGGGCGATGCAAACATGCAGTTCATAAGAAACTTCAATACGAGCCTTTTTAACATCGGTGAAATGCAGAGTCTGATCAGGCCCCAGGTAAAGTACACCTTCGTGCCCAATACGTCTTTTGTGAACATTCCGAACATAGACCCCTACGACAGGATATATCAATCCAACTCAATTACTTACTCCTTCAACCATTACCTTTACGGGCTTAATCAGGGGGCGCAAAGGGAGCTGGCCCTATTTGAATTGGCGCAGACCTACGGCCTGTCCGGTAGCCTTGATCCCTCGCCCACCTATGACGGGTCAGGCAACCGGTTCTCGGACATCGATGCGAGACTCACCCTTTATCCTACGCAACGCATGTCTTACACCACCCAGCTCGACCTTGGCGTAAACGGCGAGGGGATAAAGACGATCCGCAATGTGTTAAGCCAAACCCAGCCGGGGAAATATTACGTGAATATCTGGCACAGCTACACTACCGACCTCACCAACGAGGCCTTTTTCGATGTCGGCGCTACCTACAAGCAGTTTGAGGCAGGTTATCAGATAAGATATTCCTTCATGGACCAGGACTGGGTTGACACGCTCTATAAGCTCAGGTACCGTCCCGGTTGTTGGTCGACCACGATTGCCCTTACCCAGACCAAAAGGCCGAGGGACACAAGAATAAACATTACCTTCGACCTTGCGGGCCTTACTATGAGATGA
- a CDS encoding sugar phosphate nucleotidyltransferase, with amino-acid sequence MKGIILAGGLGTRLHPLTKITNKHLLPVYNKPMIYYPIEALINAGITDIMIVTGGNHAGDFLRLMGNGKEFGLQHINYTYQEGEGGIADALSLAEYFADGEPICVILGDNIIEKNIIKAVNDFQKQKKGAKILLKEVPDPERFGVAEIEKGKLINIVEKPKRPKSNLAVIGIYLYDGRVFDIVKTLKPSDRGELEITDVNNAYVREGLMSWEMLEGWWTDAGTFESLLRASVLVSQTGANNK; translated from the coding sequence ATGAAGGGGATCATACTGGCCGGCGGTCTCGGGACGAGGTTACATCCCTTAACCAAGATCACGAACAAACACCTGCTTCCGGTCTACAATAAGCCGATGATATACTATCCTATCGAAGCGCTCATCAACGCAGGGATTACGGACATTATGATTGTAACAGGCGGAAACCACGCGGGCGACTTCTTGAGGCTTATGGGCAATGGGAAAGAATTCGGCTTACAACATATCAACTATACATATCAGGAAGGGGAAGGCGGTATCGCCGACGCACTTTCGCTGGCCGAATATTTCGCTGATGGCGAGCCCATATGCGTGATCCTCGGGGACAATATTATTGAGAAGAATATTATAAAGGCCGTCAATGATTTTCAGAAACAGAAAAAGGGCGCAAAAATACTCCTCAAGGAAGTTCCCGATCCGGAACGATTCGGAGTAGCAGAGATAGAAAAGGGGAAGCTCATCAATATCGTGGAAAAACCAAAGCGGCCCAAAAGCAATCTTGCCGTTATCGGGATCTACCTGTATGACGGCCGCGTCTTTGATATTGTGAAGACATTGAAACCCTCTGACAGAGGCGAGCTGGAAATCACCGATGTGAACAACGCATACGTCCGGGAAGGGCTCATGTCCTGGGAGATGCTTGAAGGGTGGTGGACCGACGCAGGAACTTTTGAGTCGCTCTTGAGGGCCAGTGTTCTTGTGTCACAGACAGGAGCAAACAACAAGTAG
- a CDS encoding dTDP-4-dehydrorhamnose 3,5-epimerase family protein, producing the protein MIDGVVTKPLKCIPDERGRLMEILRNDDGIFQAFGQVYLTTTYPHVVKAWHYHKKQDDYITCVRGMLKLVLYDARKKSPTFGQVNELFIGDDNRMLVKVPRMIYHGWKCISEEEALIINVPTAPYNRTNPDEYRLDPHVNDIPYTWERKDG; encoded by the coding sequence ATGATAGACGGGGTAGTAACGAAACCGCTCAAGTGCATCCCCGATGAACGGGGAAGGCTCATGGAAATATTAAGGAACGATGATGGAATATTTCAGGCGTTCGGCCAGGTCTACCTGACGACAACATACCCTCATGTGGTCAAGGCGTGGCACTATCACAAAAAGCAGGACGATTATATTACCTGCGTAAGAGGGATGCTCAAGCTCGTCCTCTATGACGCTCGAAAGAAATCCCCGACCTTCGGCCAGGTCAACGAACTCTTCATAGGCGATGATAACCGGATGCTCGTGAAGGTTCCCCGTATGATATACCACGGGTGGAAGTGCATAAGTGAGGAAGAGGCCCTAATAATCAATGTGCCCACGGCGCCCTACAACCGCACAAATCCTGATGAGTACCGGTTGGACCCTCACGTAAACGATATACCCTATACATGGGAGAGAAAAGATGGCTGA